Proteins from a genomic interval of Thiohalobacter sp.:
- a CDS encoding DUF4340 domain-containing protein: MRRNRLNLFLLLVVAVLGVLAWLRPGLEQPPPTRISTLDAAKVQQIRIRHDDQTRVLEREGDHWRLAGDPPVPADRFQVDTLLGLLAEVAVRSYDLSDLDTQAVGLEPPVAVIEFDGQPFRFGATEPLEGLRYLQVGQRIHLIDDRYGPLLRASRAQLASRRLLPPGTRLSAIILPGQRLERDAQGHWQLDPPRPALSADDIQQFVTAWEEARALWVRSVEDTADAGEAVQLRTASGEGIRFLIRRDDEGTALLRPALGLAYRLSEATAGELLTLPQPEHADRDGDVSPAASAPADSPPPGPAQP, encoded by the coding sequence ATGCGTCGCAACCGTCTCAATCTGTTCCTGCTGCTGGTGGTGGCCGTGCTCGGCGTGCTGGCCTGGCTGCGGCCGGGGCTGGAACAGCCGCCGCCGACGCGCATCAGCACCCTGGATGCAGCGAAGGTGCAGCAGATCCGCATCCGCCACGACGACCAGACACGGGTGCTCGAGCGCGAGGGCGACCACTGGCGGCTGGCGGGCGACCCGCCCGTGCCGGCGGACCGCTTCCAGGTCGACACCCTGCTCGGCCTGCTCGCGGAAGTCGCCGTGCGCAGCTATGACCTGAGCGACCTGGATACGCAGGCCGTGGGGCTGGAGCCGCCGGTGGCGGTCATCGAGTTCGACGGCCAGCCCTTCCGCTTCGGCGCCACCGAACCGCTGGAAGGCCTGCGCTACCTGCAGGTGGGGCAGCGCATCCATCTCATCGACGACCGCTACGGCCCGCTGCTGCGGGCCAGTCGCGCCCAGCTCGCCAGCCGCCGCCTGCTGCCGCCGGGCACCCGGCTGTCGGCCATCATCCTGCCGGGGCAGCGACTGGAACGCGACGCGCAGGGCCACTGGCAGCTCGACCCGCCGCGACCGGCACTGTCCGCCGACGACATCCAGCAGTTCGTGACCGCCTGGGAGGAGGCACGGGCACTCTGGGTGCGATCGGTGGAGGACACGGCGGACGCGGGCGAGGCCGTACAACTGCGTACCGCAAGCGGCGAAGGCATCCGCTTCCTGATCCGCCGCGACGACGAGGGGACGGCGCTGCTGCGCCCCGCGCTGGGCCTGGCGTACCGCCTCAGCGAGGCGACGGCCGGCGAACTGCTGACACTGCCGCAGCCGGAGCACGCCGACCGGGACGGCGACGTCAGTCCAGCGGCGTCAGCTCCGGCGGATAGTCCACCCCCAGGTCCAGCTCAGCCTTGA
- a CDS encoding ABC transporter ATP-binding protein produces MDKEILIRAQHLYRYYGPHCAVHDVSFELAKGDVLGFLGPNGAGKSSTMQMLTGNLAPSAGRVEIAGHDLLDEPRPARQSLGYLPEQPPLYRELTVDEYLGFCARLNRVPRRRTAEAVARAKDRCGLGAVGRRLIGNLSKGYQQRVGIAQAILHNPAVVILDEPTVGLDPIQIREIRTLIRELGEDHGIILSTHILPEVQGTCNRVQIIHQGRLVFADTMSGLESHLHARQLILGLHNPPAIDELAGLPGITNVECLDDHRFRLRFEGENPAPAIAETAVVRRWGLEALIPERRTLEQIFVELTTQDLAAGEAA; encoded by the coding sequence ATGGACAAGGAAATCCTGATCCGGGCGCAACACCTGTACCGTTACTATGGTCCCCACTGCGCGGTGCACGATGTCAGCTTCGAACTGGCCAAGGGCGACGTGCTGGGCTTTCTCGGACCCAACGGTGCCGGCAAGTCCAGCACCATGCAGATGCTCACCGGCAACCTGGCCCCCAGCGCCGGGCGGGTCGAGATCGCCGGCCACGACCTGCTGGACGAACCCCGTCCGGCCAGGCAGTCGTTGGGCTACCTGCCCGAACAGCCGCCGTTGTACCGCGAACTCACGGTGGACGAATACCTGGGCTTCTGCGCCCGGCTCAACCGCGTGCCGCGCCGCCGCACCGCCGAGGCCGTGGCGCGCGCCAAGGACCGCTGCGGACTCGGTGCGGTCGGCCGGCGCCTGATCGGCAACCTGTCGAAGGGTTACCAGCAGCGGGTGGGCATCGCCCAGGCCATCCTGCACAACCCGGCCGTGGTGATTCTCGACGAACCCACGGTCGGCCTGGACCCCATCCAGATCCGGGAGATCCGAACCCTGATCCGCGAACTGGGCGAGGACCACGGCATCATCCTTTCCACCCACATCCTTCCCGAGGTGCAGGGCACCTGCAACCGGGTGCAGATCATCCACCAGGGGCGGCTGGTGTTCGCCGACACCATGAGCGGACTGGAGAGCCACCTGCACGCGCGCCAGCTCATCCTGGGCCTGCACAACCCGCCTGCCATCGACGAACTGGCGGGGCTGCCCGGAATCACCAACGTGGAATGCCTCGACGATCACCGCTTCCGCCTGCGCTTCGAGGGCGAGAACCCGGCACCGGCCATTGCCGAAACCGCGGTCGTGCGCCGCTGGGGGCTGGAGGCGCTGATTCCGGAGCGCCGCACCCTCGAGCAGATCTTCGTCGAACTCACCACCCAGGATCTCGCCGCCGGGGAGGCCGCCTGA
- a CDS encoding GGDEF domain-containing protein yields the protein MPEKAPPPVPRTRYCETFGFDRHWRETRLRLLGLSADDHVLGEMLQTRVLHAHAARIVERFYDHLLSQGETRALLNGFDLERLKHTQTGYLRSFGVRFDELDYFEERMRVGLVHAWVQVPLSVYVAAHAFLVRHMLEQVEAHVADRALCHRLSEFVIKVAALDVGLAGEMYHQAQVRELEGSLEALMESQQRLQRRAATDELTGMLNRGALFEALRQAMDSARRKGQPLALIMADLDHFKAVNDSYGHRVGDRVLRDVGQRIKSGLRGFDVVGRYGGEEFMAILSGTPLETAALIAERVRRRVGEAPLNLAGLKLNVTLSQGVAELHADDTPERFIERADQTLYRAKAEGRNCVRLETELGDDHAAGR from the coding sequence ATGCCGGAAAAAGCCCCTCCCCCGGTCCCACGGACCCGCTACTGCGAGACCTTCGGTTTCGACCGGCACTGGCGCGAGACGCGCCTGCGCCTTCTTGGTCTGTCCGCCGACGATCATGTGCTGGGCGAGATGTTGCAGACGCGCGTGCTCCATGCCCATGCGGCGCGCATTGTCGAGCGTTTCTACGATCACCTCCTTTCCCAGGGCGAGACCCGCGCGCTACTCAACGGTTTCGACCTCGAGCGGCTCAAGCACACCCAGACCGGCTACCTGCGCAGCTTCGGTGTTCGTTTCGACGAGCTGGATTATTTCGAGGAACGCATGCGAGTCGGACTGGTCCATGCATGGGTGCAGGTGCCCCTGTCGGTCTATGTGGCCGCCCACGCCTTTCTGGTACGGCACATGCTGGAGCAGGTCGAGGCCCATGTGGCCGATCGGGCGCTTTGCCACCGGCTGTCTGAGTTCGTGATCAAGGTTGCGGCGCTGGACGTGGGGCTGGCCGGCGAGATGTATCACCAGGCGCAGGTGCGCGAGCTGGAGGGTTCGCTGGAAGCGCTCATGGAAAGCCAGCAGCGGCTGCAGCGGCGTGCCGCCACCGACGAGCTCACCGGCATGCTGAACCGGGGCGCACTGTTCGAGGCGCTGCGACAGGCCATGGACAGCGCTCGCCGCAAGGGCCAGCCACTGGCGCTGATCATGGCCGACCTGGATCACTTCAAGGCGGTGAACGACAGCTATGGCCACCGGGTCGGTGACCGGGTGCTGCGCGACGTCGGCCAGCGCATCAAGTCCGGCCTGCGCGGGTTCGATGTCGTCGGGCGTTATGGCGGCGAGGAATTCATGGCCATCCTCTCGGGCACGCCCCTGGAGACGGCTGCCCTGATCGCCGAGCGTGTCCGCCGCCGGGTAGGGGAGGCGCCGCTGAACCTTGCCGGCCTGAAGCTGAATGTTACCCTCAGCCAGGGCGTGGCCGAGCTGCACGCGGACGATACCCCGGAGCGTTTCATCGAGCGCGCCGACCAGACCCTGTACCGTGCCAAGGCCGAAGGGCGTAACTGTGTGCGGCTGGAGACCGAGCTCGGCGACGACCATGCTGCTGGGCGTTGA
- a CDS encoding dihydrolipoyl dehydrogenase, translated as MEREVDVAIIGAGSAGLTAWSQVRRRTDNWVLIDGGELGTTCARVGCMPSKALIQIAEDMARREVLAKEGIEGGEALRVDRAAAMERVEDLRDLFVDQVLATSIDELSPEQFIESHARFVSPTELEVEGGRVRARRVIIATGSRPLVPAPWQAFGDRVLTTDDFFELDGLPDRMAVIGLGVIGLELGQALARLGIEVTGFDLAGTIGGLTDPVVAAEAAEVIGKEFPLHLGRAAEVTEAGDGALRVSNGEVEVTVDKVLVAIGRTPNVESLGLENLGCALDDRGIPLFDPHTLQVGDLPVFIAGDVTGTRPILHEANHEGRIAGYNACAERPRRFARKTPFTIVFSDPNIVEVGASLAELEGEDIVIGEGSFRPLGRALIMAKNKGRLRLYLRRRDGRLLGANVFAPKGEHLGHLLAWCIERGSTLRELLQMPFYHPTLEEGLQSALNSLKAELDLGVDYPPELTPLD; from the coding sequence GCGCCCGGGTCGGCTGCATGCCGTCCAAGGCACTGATCCAGATCGCCGAGGACATGGCGCGCCGCGAGGTGCTGGCCAAGGAGGGCATCGAGGGCGGCGAGGCGCTGCGGGTGGACCGGGCGGCGGCCATGGAGCGGGTCGAGGACCTGCGCGACCTGTTCGTCGACCAGGTGCTGGCGACCAGCATCGACGAGCTTTCGCCGGAGCAGTTCATCGAGTCCCATGCCCGTTTTGTTTCGCCCACCGAGCTGGAGGTCGAGGGCGGGCGGGTGCGCGCCCGCCGCGTGATCATTGCCACCGGCTCGCGGCCGCTGGTGCCCGCGCCCTGGCAGGCCTTCGGCGACCGGGTGCTGACCACCGACGATTTCTTCGAGCTCGACGGCCTGCCCGACCGCATGGCGGTGATCGGCCTGGGCGTGATCGGCCTGGAGCTGGGCCAGGCGCTGGCGCGGCTCGGCATCGAGGTCACCGGTTTCGATCTGGCCGGGACCATCGGCGGGCTCACCGACCCGGTGGTGGCCGCCGAGGCGGCGGAGGTGATCGGCAAGGAGTTCCCGCTGCACCTGGGCCGGGCGGCCGAGGTGACCGAGGCCGGAGACGGCGCCCTGCGGGTGAGTAACGGCGAGGTCGAGGTCACGGTGGACAAGGTGCTGGTGGCCATCGGCCGCACGCCCAATGTCGAGTCCCTGGGCCTGGAGAACCTGGGTTGTGCGCTGGACGATCGCGGCATCCCGCTGTTCGATCCGCACACCCTGCAGGTGGGCGATCTGCCGGTGTTCATTGCCGGCGACGTCACCGGGACCCGGCCCATCCTGCACGAGGCCAACCACGAGGGCCGCATCGCGGGCTACAACGCCTGTGCCGAGCGGCCGCGGCGCTTTGCGCGCAAGACGCCCTTCACCATCGTGTTCTCCGATCCCAACATCGTCGAGGTGGGCGCATCGCTCGCCGAACTGGAGGGCGAGGACATCGTCATCGGCGAGGGCAGCTTCCGGCCGCTGGGCCGCGCCCTGATCATGGCCAAGAACAAGGGGCGGCTGCGGCTGTACCTGCGCCGGCGCGACGGACGCCTGCTCGGTGCCAACGTCTTCGCGCCCAAGGGCGAGCATCTCGGCCATTTGCTGGCCTGGTGTATCGAGCGCGGCAGCACCTTGCGCGAACTGCTGCAGATGCCCTTCTACCATCCCACGCTGGAGGAGGGGCTGCAGTCGGCGCTGAACAGCCTCAAGGCTGAGCTGGACCTGGGGGTGGACTATCCGCCGGAGCTGACGCCGCTGGACTGA
- a CDS encoding GldG family protein codes for MDVNPRTRRTLRLQRYLTTLLLLAAVGLAAWLSNQYVIQADWTANARNSLSQESARLLARLEGSVIITAFARENETLRAQIRDLVDRYRREKPDIELHFVNPDAEPERVRELGITHDGELRVAYQGRSERVQELSEQALTNALMRVARQGERWIAFLSGHGERDPQGQANHDLGEFGRTLEGQGLKVQTLNLAQTPEIPHNVGVLVIAGPQVALLPGEARRIRHYVEQGGNLLWLAEPGDSHGLDNLADLLGIQFLPGVIVDPTTRLFGIQNPDFVLVPEYPAHAITRDLDVLTLFPHAAALESERGDIWQAESFLTTLPRTWTETGPLDAPELRYDPDTDERPGPLDLGLAFTRSLDAEGTDEGSPRSQRVVVVGDGDFLSNAFLGNGGNLDLGLNIVHWLAGEDAFISIRARSAPDQTLELGRTAQGVIGIGFLFVLPALLLVTGLAIWLRRRKR; via the coding sequence ATGGACGTCAACCCGCGCACCCGCCGCACCCTGCGCCTGCAGCGCTACCTGACCACCCTGCTGCTGCTGGCCGCGGTCGGGCTCGCCGCCTGGCTGTCCAACCAGTACGTCATCCAGGCCGACTGGACCGCCAATGCCCGCAACAGCCTGTCACAGGAAAGCGCGCGGCTGCTGGCGCGGCTGGAGGGGTCGGTGATCATCACCGCCTTCGCCCGCGAGAACGAAACCCTGCGCGCCCAGATCCGCGACCTGGTCGACCGCTACCGGCGCGAGAAACCCGACATCGAACTGCATTTCGTCAATCCGGACGCCGAACCCGAGCGGGTGCGCGAACTCGGCATCACCCACGACGGCGAACTGCGGGTCGCCTACCAGGGCCGCAGCGAACGGGTGCAGGAACTGAGCGAGCAGGCACTGACCAACGCGCTGATGCGGGTGGCGCGCCAGGGCGAGCGCTGGATTGCCTTCCTCTCCGGCCATGGCGAGCGCGATCCGCAGGGCCAGGCCAACCACGACCTGGGCGAATTCGGCCGCACCCTGGAGGGCCAGGGCCTGAAGGTGCAGACCCTGAATCTGGCGCAGACCCCGGAGATCCCGCACAACGTCGGCGTGCTGGTGATCGCGGGGCCGCAGGTCGCGCTGTTGCCGGGGGAGGCCCGCCGCATCCGCCATTACGTCGAGCAGGGCGGCAACCTGCTGTGGCTGGCCGAACCGGGCGACAGCCACGGACTGGACAACCTCGCCGACCTGCTCGGCATCCAGTTCCTGCCGGGCGTCATCGTCGACCCCACCACCCGGCTGTTCGGCATCCAGAATCCCGACTTCGTGCTGGTGCCGGAGTACCCGGCCCATGCCATCACCCGCGACCTCGATGTCCTGACCCTGTTCCCGCATGCCGCCGCGCTGGAAAGCGAGCGCGGCGACATCTGGCAGGCCGAGTCCTTCCTCACCACCCTGCCCCGCACCTGGACCGAGACCGGCCCGCTGGACGCGCCCGAACTGCGCTACGACCCCGACACCGACGAGCGGCCCGGCCCGCTGGACCTGGGCCTGGCCTTCACCCGCAGCCTGGACGCCGAGGGTACCGACGAAGGCAGCCCGCGCAGCCAGCGGGTGGTGGTCGTCGGCGACGGAGACTTCCTGTCCAATGCCTTCCTCGGCAACGGCGGCAACCTGGACCTGGGGCTCAACATCGTGCACTGGCTGGCCGGGGAGGACGCCTTCATCAGCATCCGCGCCCGCTCCGCCCCGGACCAGACCCTGGAACTGGGCCGCACCGCGCAGGGCGTGATCGGCATCGGCTTCCTGTTCGTGCTGCCTGCGCTGCTGCTGGTGACCGGGCTGGCGATCTGGCTGCGCCGGCGCAAGCGCTGA
- a CDS encoding ABC transporter permease subunit has protein sequence MILTLAGRELRSLFLSPLAWSVLAVVTFLLAYLFLVQIDTFLMLAPRLAAVDGAPGVTDIVVAPLFGNTAVVLLLVAPLITMRSLAEERRTRTLTLLFSAPVSMSEIVLGKYLGLLGFFLILVGLVTLMPLSLAVGTTLDWGKLASGLLGLVLLVAAFTAAGLFMSSLTEQPTIAAISSFGLLLLLWIIDWAGNTGAQASELLAWLSILRHYESLLKGLFDSADVAYYLLFVVTFLALTVQRLDAQRLPH, from the coding sequence ATGATCCTCACCCTGGCCGGACGTGAACTGCGCAGCCTGTTCCTGTCGCCGCTGGCCTGGTCGGTCCTGGCCGTGGTGACCTTCCTGCTCGCCTACCTGTTCCTGGTGCAGATCGACACCTTTCTCATGCTGGCGCCGCGGCTGGCCGCCGTGGATGGCGCCCCGGGCGTGACCGACATCGTGGTCGCGCCCCTGTTCGGCAATACCGCCGTGGTGCTGCTGCTGGTCGCGCCGCTCATCACCATGCGCAGCCTGGCCGAGGAACGCCGTACCCGTACCCTCACCCTGCTGTTCTCCGCACCCGTCTCGATGAGCGAGATCGTGCTCGGCAAGTATCTCGGCCTGCTTGGCTTCTTCCTGATCCTGGTCGGCCTGGTCACGCTGATGCCGCTGTCACTGGCAGTGGGCACCACGCTGGACTGGGGCAAGCTGGCCTCGGGCCTGCTGGGTCTGGTGCTGCTGGTGGCGGCCTTCACCGCCGCCGGCCTGTTCATGTCCAGCCTCACCGAACAGCCGACCATCGCCGCGATCAGCAGTTTCGGCCTGCTGCTGTTGCTGTGGATCATCGACTGGGCCGGCAACACCGGCGCCCAGGCCAGCGAGCTGCTGGCCTGGCTGTCGATCCTGCGCCACTACGAATCGCTGTTGAAGGGCCTGTTCGACAGCGCCGACGTGGCCTACTACCTGCTGTTCGTCGTCACCTTCCTGGCACTCACCGTGCAGCGCCTCGATGCGCAGCGGCTGCCGCACTGA